The Lathyrus oleraceus cultivar Zhongwan6 chromosome 5, CAAS_Psat_ZW6_1.0, whole genome shotgun sequence genome includes the window catctctttcagttcgaggatgtcgacgttgggaggatccatcagtttggatttgttgcccctagcaggatatctgagcaaacgagctatgcgcaccggttgacacctacaaaacagcaaatgggttagtatgcatgaatgcaacgtctattCATACGAGGAAAATTCTGTCCTtcgattctggtttcatcgagacagctaatattttgacatccacattctgaaattcaagatgtctctcaaccagattctcaatcaataatactccccatatggctagacgtgagtttgatgcagatgaatgcaaaatgagaatgatgcagatgtatgcaatgtactgggccatcctccaagtcatctgatcatttgttgctctgagtcacagccttgatttctgaactgatcataaccatctgagggaatatgtaaccacaactccgcctcaagggttccgaaataaacggaactgaaaggtacatcatcatcatcatataatctctgagcagatacccacaatcatctgaatcggcccggggaatcctgaaataaacggatccccactgataaacaactcagcccggggaatcctgaaataaacggactcccactgataaatcacggacaacactccggcgtcaccgtaataaatggccataaatccgactgataaatatgactctgatccacggaacaattagtcaccatctgagtcaccaacagaacatgcatctgtaagaaacaccctcccctcacaggtaaattctaatcaggtcatcctaagacggataatagtctcgacaatcgggcagagatactcaatgggtttgccctttcgggtgtgccattgtagctctcctgagatcgtctaaaccaaagatccgggaaatgatcggtcaccgaagtcaatagcccaaaagagataatccaacctaagcggaataactccacccggcaagactctctcaaatgaacctcgtccggctgtggtgacatgtctccgcatcatgtcgtacaacatgtgaagagacatgagaccacgctaatcctaggtgtgcactcaggcctgggtattgggcctcactcagaacacccaccccaaaacagaggaaccacctgcacagaggacgacaacaacatgatagtatgatgcatgcaagtatttatgcacatatatacactggttagaataataaaccgcaataaataaagcaaaacaagcaacctaaactatcctacaacgctaggagagactcgcttagggaagatggaccagcacaggtcgACATCTtataagtccccagcagagtcgccagctgtcgcatcctgcgaaaaaacaaccggcgaggctcaaataaaaacacaacacagagccgccactgcgcgttatttatcccaaaatagggaaaggaaacgctcagagaaacctggaaaggaaatggtcttgcgaccaaagagacggggtaagggagtcggttacgcaaggggaaggtattagcacccctcacgtccgtcgtactcgacgggatccacattctaaaataaagaaaaggttgctaaacatcacacacacacacagggaactcaggtggggttaggagaaacgggctcgataaggtatcgcaccttatgcctacatatcttgtctgaaacaagaatcagagccactgtagttcggcttacgcacgccaaacaacacaaaacatacaaacaagcaagggtggcaaacatggagcccgacaaccactggatggaattacgtcggcatccgaaccaaaacacactcaaaggggcaaacggggagcccgactgccaatcactgggcttacgtcggcatccgaaccaaaacacacagtcagataacaagcaaacgcacgcaaaagaaaaaggttgcccggagtggtctcgcacgaccacctgcctacatacctcgtctggaacgaggattAGGGCGATGTAGctcccctgaaagggactgaattgctaacctgaaaccggggaaagacacactactagggagctggactcgagcctagtgttgtcatgcatcgctaccctaagttcagttttctatcctacttgcataagcaaactactcctatccaggaaagaagcgagcacacaagcatacaaaataattcaagcatacatccaatgagaacaagcatctcaaacagatatccacatagcacgcactataaccaaacaagtggctcacacaataggtttgactgcctcagcaagtcgtctgtacgggctgtgtttgctcttaaccttgccattacgaggctaaggtgaagcagatgagaggtgaagtgaggatcagacctcacagctcttatccctgaccagggagagcttctgacaaatgagcatgggtccagaatgggggaacccttttatactcagagactctgacacaatgtgcactgcacaagaccttgggcttgtgatctcaatgctacaaccatgtaatgggagcaaggagaagactcaactgaatagtgggggatagattgcatatccataccttccaccaattgccttgattaaggactttacctgcttaggcacaatattaaacaatcacaaacattgcctcttaaggaggacttcagacagtttgcccggtcaaataacagaccgggtctccagactacatgaagttaagaggacctacctcaagcggtttacacaaccgagcagcagctaccaagcaagttcttaaaagaactagagcgactaaaggtacctgtacaaaagctaaccaaTTAGCAACTCAGACAAACAATCAGAAAACAACAAGTGTTCAACCAatcagactatacaaactaatgcacaacaaagcaagctcaaaactcaagcccaagcttcacaacctacaaaacaaagttatgttagtgtacaaacatcaaacaacatcaattgcatttaacttgattcattctccatacacattgcacctttcatcctgaaaaatcaatcaaatgttagcaactagaccactaggccaagcctagggtccaaaggcaagaaaaattcctaaacagcaaggtatctctaaccaaactcaaattaatgtcaaacaaaagccaacacaattagtcccatgtccctatcattcatcatgttcatgttatgcacaaaacaaggcaaactagctcaaatgaagcatcaaacatgcaaacagaactattgcattcaaatccacatcaaaacacttccaaaaattctcaaataatttacacctaaacagggactattcaaggtctagcataccaaatttgagcttaattggaccaagggaaccatgtcaataaaaatcaacaaaaacagacacaattacatgctccaaatcacaacatcaacatatgcattcacttcaaaaattcataactcaatgaaaacagtaaagaaatgagtgggaccaaaacagggatgtcacatcatgtgtctattacaagcatatcaaatttcataagcattcaacaccatatgagcatttcacaaggatatttcaaacacatgtcacacaagcttgcacatttgaccaacagagatgaaaaatagcaatcaaattgaaaatgccacataaaattccacaaaaattcacatagcatcttaacctgttaatgaacatccatgcaaaatttcacatcatttcaccaagtataggtcacttaaataaatccagcaagttgacataaatgaggtgtgacaccaattgtcacacctaagttccaaaattcataattcaatcaccaggaatccaaaattcatgaaatttacatgtaaataaacatCAACCAGTCTACAATTACCACAAAAAATTTTAAGAATTTCTTTTAtactatgagcatttcacaatcaaaatggtagaatgtatcaaaatgtagcacatgtgaaacaaacctaggtcaaacacaatttctaccatgcacaactttgaccaataggtcaaaaaaattctacagtcaacaaggaagtcaacacaaaaattcctacatttttctgattttttattgattttttatgaattttctaaggtgttaatgatttttttaagaattttttagaattattataattaattaaatgctCCAATGGCAGAGTTGTAAATAGTGGAGCGCGGGGGCGGTAAACGTGTTATTCAAAAATTCAAACGCAATTTTGGATCAAACACTCAAATATTCCCAAAAATCCATCGTCTTCCCCAGAACTCCTCAAGAACGCGTGAATCtcaaaccatcaccaaaatggaCAAGTGGATATCCGTTGGACTCGTCTCACTACGCACAATCCAAATATCAACCTAATTTAACCTAACTATTCCTAAATCTCCTGAATCGATCAACTTAGGGTTTTGGTTCGAAACTTAAATTCCAGATTGCATGAGCCACAGTTCACCATTCCTAAAACTACAAACATCACCATGACCTACATGAAACGCACTACACAAAGCACATGCCAATCGAACAAATCGTGACATTCGAAATTTTGACATACCTGATGTGCAGTGGCTGTTCGTGTGGCCTTTGCGCTCAATTTAGTGAAACAGATGGAGTAGAGGCTCGTGGCAGTGAGATGCAAAGCTTAGATCCAATTGGTTTCACTCCTAGTGCATGAAAACTCGATttgccattgatggagcttgTATGTGCAGTCACGATCCACAGCTTCTTGCCTTCCAAACTTCACAAACAGTTGATGAGGATGATGAAAGGAGATTGATGCAAAAAGAAATTCGAAGATTGATCAAGATTTGGAGAAGTTTTATGAATTTTtaggttttgtgttcttgaaggaatttgagagaatgaagagttttcagatctggttttgggatgtgtgattttctgttatgattagatgatgattatgaatatataccCTTGCTTAATCCAAGCTTAAACCATCTAATTAGCCAAATGGAATGATTAGTGAAATGGCTAATTTTTAAGTTAAGGACAAAATGGTACTTTCACATAtaagccaatgccagctcattgacagctcacacactctcaaaatgacatgtgtgagctgttgcaacttgtttcactctcattggatgcatatttctcattttcactatgtggtagcactttgtccatttttgcaagTTCATTTCAATagccaatttccaaaccacaaggcctaggcatgttatgatgattccaacaactttcaaataccatttatgaggtgtagcaaaaatccccactcaaaaattccaattatttcacaagttggacaattttgcccctggtccattttaactgtccagttgaaatttgactttttgcattgaccacttttgagaaaatcaaattatgcaccatgaaagtacatgtcaaatggagtttgtgcatataaataacttgcaatttggacaaaccatgtggaaattatggcctcctgattatgggtcatttctgaaattcactgagccataattttccaaccatacatgggattttcaagttcttggactttttggaaaggtgagaacaagatctacaactttcatgttgaacaaattttcatttggagcttccttggacacgtggctttgaggtcaaaaactttccatttttggaaacttctattacaagtcactttctatttttggcagtttttgtcctgacttgattttcttcattcttaagctttgagatgtcaaataacacttgtttcaacatgaatgaagtgcatccaactcatttccacctccaaatccatcagatcatgtacagttgaccacagttgactttttcatctgatagatgaatctggcaatgcataaatcaatctgagctccaatcttcaactgaaatggctcaagggtgaaaccctagcctcaataagcacaatataatcatataatgaaccccatagccatcataaaccccatctcctgattatgccctgattggcccaatgcaactgattagggttgatCAATGGTCAAAAcccctaatctcaaggaatctgcttcaacactcctgatgaaatcaaaccatgatgatgatgatgtatcattgcaatcaagatgaagaccaacatcctttgagaatcatgaaaccctaattcacagcccaatcctcagatggccaatgatcagtcaataaaaccctagtttgcactttgacttcctcatctcctggtcaagacttgtgaggatgacttgcacaatgtaaccacatgatatgcaatatgacatgcctaatgccctaaaaatgtatgcaatatgttaatgctagtcccaagagaggaggacaaattttgaggtgttacacaaactgatctaggtacggatggaaaatcctattcatatactccataaatactccaggcgcattagtcacaccaaaaggcattacagaatactcataatgtccataccttgttctgaaagcagtcttctgaatatcctcagctttcacacgtatctgatgatacccagatctcaaatctattttactgaacacactcgcaccaaccaactgatccatcaaatcatcaatcctcggcaaaggataccgattcttgatcgtcactttattcagttgcctgtagtccacacacaacctcatagtaccttctttctttttaaccaataacactggtgcaccccatggcgacacactcggacgaataaatttcttatccaacagatcttccaactgactcttcaattcagttaactcaacagcagacatacggtacggagccatcgacaccggcctagtaccaggtaccaaatcaatcgagaactcaacttcacgctctggcggtaattcattcacttcttccggaaacacatcaggaaaatcacacaccacagctagattgcaaatcgccagtttatctttagcctccaaagtcgctaacagcataaacaactctgccccatctgctactgcctcattcacttgcctcgctgatagaaacaaactctctccttcctccatctcaggaaagatcacagtcttatcaaaacaattgatagaaactcggttaaacaccaaccagttcatacccaagataacatcaatctgcactagtggaagacacacaaggtccattccaaagtctctaccaaagatactcaaaggacaatttcaacaaactgaagtagtagtcactgaacccttcgcaggagtatcaatcaccatacttccatgcatctcagatatctctaatttaagtttcacagcacaatccaaagatataaaggaatgagtcgcacctgtgtcaataatagctacaagaggaaagccattaatataacacgtacctcggatcaaacgatcatctgcagaagtctcagaacccgataaagcaaagaccttgcctcccgactgattctctctcttcggcttaggacactgtggactgatatgacccacttctccacagttgaaacaagtcacagtcttcaaccggcactcggcagccaagtgaccaccttttccacacttgaaacacttcttctcattactggtacactcatggatacgatgtccagcctgaccacatctgaaacacttagcaggggcactagagtctcccccactaggcctcttcatcccactctgtctctggaaacctttgccaactgcatacggtttcccacgatcattctgattcttgcctttcctatcaaccctttgctgatagctctctgctctagccttggtatcctgttcaaaaatcctgcaacagtcaaccaaatcggaaaacactctaatccgctgatacccaatagcctgcttgatctcgggacgtaacccgttctcaaacttcacacatttcgaaaattccccagtagcctcgttatagggagtgtaatacttcgacagttctgtgaacttagcagcatactcagtaacagaccgattgccctgttttaattccaagaactctatctctttctttcctctgacatcctctggaaagtacttcctcaggaatctctctctgaacacagcccaagtgatctcagcattcccagcagattccaattcagtgcgggtagcaacccaccaatcatctgcttcctctgacagcatatgcgtaccgaacctgaccttctggttatcggcacactcagtcactcggaagattctctcgatctccttcaaccacttctgagcgccatctggatcgtatgctcccttgaacattggaagattgttcttctggaactcactcagttgacgagcagctcccattcccacaacattcggattccctccaagtactccagctagcatacccagagcctcagcaatcgcagcatcatctctacctcttccagccatctctattctgaaaacccaacaagctaaacaataagtactgatagggttacacaacacctatcccgtacaggggaacagaataattacgactcgactcgaccgactatgctctgataccactaatgtaacacccttctaaaataccccaaatatttaattaaatcaacaaaacataaatcagagtagatatgcaattaagggtgtcacacaatcacttcacaccattttccaaaatatcctgtcatgctcattcatttgatcaaaataaaacatttacataatacgcagcggatacaaactaacaacattcaaccatgtaatacattacatgtaaagttgtcCAACAgccaaatgaaaacatagtaaaacatcccatcccgatgttacatctaccagagcatgacccactaaggactacactagaccccaaggactagcttctactcaatcactgctcgttacctgaaaacatagttgtaagggtgagttcctcaatcaatataatgagcattataaaatatcatgtcatgttaagtaatttaacacattaatcaccctaatcacatcacatATTCGGTAACGacacatcaattcaaatatcatcctcaataccaatacaattcatGTTCATACTCACgatcaacacaaacacacgtataatattggaatacatccattcatattatacgccatacacatattatgcaatgagactccatgcatgcggtaccgactgtttgtgaacacatagttcacctcaccgtccaaatccaggcacggctaccaagcccactagtcccactcatttgagacctagtgactcactcactaattcctcaccatgggaattagctaccaccccaagggccatgctatgcactctaattcacctagcatgcaaacatcaacaacagtccataatgactaactcactaattcctcaccatgggaattagctaccaccataaaggccacaatatgcatgctaatcacctagcaatgctaaatcatcaaccacaattcaggaatagacatatgctcacactctaagccataaaacagtctattcacaaatgcacacataactgatacattcacaagatcatgcataccatcacacatcatcagtattttatcacataagcatatcagatcatgccaaagaacaaccatagtattagcacactctactaatacctatactactcaaaacaacgggaaatgatccctaatatatcgtacatcagctgaattacgttactcagccgaacagctaaaaactgcacaacaacagctcaggaaaatcacaatcctgcccatacgcgtactgcctagtcccatacgcgtatggcccatttctcagccaaaacccatacgcgtaacaccatctcatacgcgtatgctacgcgtatcacttccccatacgcgtaccaacagagaccaaactacgttcaaaacatcatcttcctcatccatacgcgtaatgcctagtgccgtacgcgtaccagaccatctcatacgcgtattgcctagtgccatacgcgtatgaccagaaaccagaatttccagatctgcaatggctttctctgctacgaaattcctcagatccaaccttccacagtccaattttacacagtattcgttcatatcatctaacacaaatcatatcttattcaatctcacaaatcctaacactattgcatctaattcccacgaatttccttcaattttagtccagattcgttcatcccaaaagttcacaattttcagcataattattccaatcagaggtaaatcaatggtttatcactacccattacatattatcccataatacccattaaacgatggtaaaccccccttacctgagttaatccggcaaatcctgcagcttcaagctcttcctctctccaacccttgttctatggttctctttgccctttttccacttttctgcccctttttccttttcacgtgaaaaataaacctttttactaaatgggaccttttctaaattccaacttttattccaataaaataataatccaataataataattccaattatttaattaaattaataaatatattattaacttaaattaaataattatattgttttatcggggtgttacaaagTGAGCCTGTAGCCTAATTccagcatctctgatgaagtcgttgcggacttgtttagagaggcctttcagtttgaaggctttAGAGGTCATCCATCTGATCACTCTATTCCAGTGGATCCTTACCATAGAGGGATCGTCACTGACGCCAGAGTTAACAGacagagacttgatcttctctactgaagactctgcaaaaatAGTTATTGCTTCTTCTAATATGGGGAAGGCAGTTTCTGGTTCAGAGTGGGAGGTTGGGGAGGATTGTGGAGTTTGGTTGGTGTCATTTGGATTTTGAATAGGAATGATGACGACAACAAAGGTTTATGATGGGGAAATATCAGAGGGAGATGGTGTTGATTGTTCAGGTTAAGGATTTGGTCGAGGTTCAGATGGTGAGGGTATTGGTTGTTCAGGAGGTGGATTAGGTTGTGCAGGTGGTGGTGTTTGAGGTTGATCATATGGAGGTGGATTTTGTTGTTTAGGGGGTGGGGAAGTGACTTCAGGTTTAGGTTCAGTTTGTGATGgctgttgagaggccagagcaTGAGCTTGAAGCTGAGTTGGAGTAGGGGATTGGGGGTCAGAAGGTTCGTTGTCAGATGAGAGAATATAGTATGGTGGGGATGAAGGTGAGGATGATGATGGTGAGGTAGTTTCGTTCAGTATTTCTGCTTTAGAAACAGGTAATGTAGTGGTTGGAAGGTTGAATTTGAGAGATGGCGGGTTAgaggttctggtggttgaggggggtgtttcatatgaggtgtaactgggagtggtttggggaagagaagaagcaataGGCTTAAGTTTTACAGAGCGGGAATAAGGTATAGACTTACTTGGAGAGTCAGCCAGAGGGACTGGAGGTCTTGACCCAAAAGTTTCTCCCAACTTTGCCTTCTTCGCTTTCTTGGACTTCTCAGAGGGAtctcgcatcctcttcatgaagtttggtggatgctcAGGTAGCCAGTCCACTGAGAACTCAGAAATTTCCACCCCTTGGTTTGCAAGATCTTGTAGATAGTAAGCTACCACTTCCggagggtcaatcttggagaaTATATAGAGACCATTGGgaatcttcctctgatccttgaGTGTTTCCCAAGAAGTGTCTAGAGTTGGTTTAACTCTGACTTGCTcaattatccccatactctttAGATTTCGAGCATTCAGAGGTCTTCCAGTGTCAACAGTGACATCCTCCATTAGATTATGGTGGATCAAGTGATCCACTAAGCCACTCTCGATTAGAACATCCAGAGAtaagtcttcccagaggaatgtagtttctggTCTTCATGTTATTTCTGGTATCTTTGATAGAGTCTCTAAGATACTTGAAGAGTAGTACTGGCAGACTCAGTTTTAGCCCCTTGTGGATGCAGTATAGAATGCACTTCTGATATGTGTTGATGTAGTCATAAGAGTTAGATGCAGGGCGGTGATGAATGGTGCCTAggatgatcttcagccagacgtggagattctgatgaagttctttgtttTTGGAGTGTTCGCCCTCAGCGTTCTATTGAAAGATAATGGGGGCTATTTCTTGGGATaagtattttgccctagggttgatgttgtagattcttcttcctCCTGTCTTTTCCATATTCAGAAGGGAGGTAATTGATTTCTCAATGATGACTATTTTGACTCCCAGAACGTGAGAGACGATATAGTGATCGTCTAAATCTGCGAAGcgccagaactccttcaccagataTGTGTACACATGGCCGTAGAGTCTCTGAaagtaggtttcccacccttgcattctTAACTCTTCAGTGAAGTCTACGCCACTTCTCTTCATATTTTCGAAATCCACCAGCGATATGCACAGTACCTCAAGCTTCTCAAATGGTGTTGTAAGATGGATGTGaggttcacggtcaagaatgtggggttccCTCTAGATGGGGGTTGAGACAACGCCGGTAGTTGCAGTTGTTTGTTGAGTAGAAATGGGTGTTTGATCCGTTGAATCCATCTGTTGTGAGTAGTTGTAGacagattgttgttgagcatccatgtATAACAATGTTGAAGGAGGTTTGAACGATGAAGAActtgatgaagatgaagatagccttgaatgaagatgatgaagaactgagagaggAAAAAGGGTTTGTGTAGGGCATGAGTGTAAAGTGTGAGCTTGTGATAAGTGAAAAGTATATATACACAAATAGATGCATACAAAACGATAATAGTAGAAGTAgtttaaatattaaaaaataaatgaaaCACTTTATACAAGTTTACACGCTTGGAGGAGAAATGATTACAGcccatgatggaggtctaatccccaaatcagcatactgctcgaggagatttcaagagtttgtctcttgatttctgctagacaactgtctagaagATTCAAAGTCAGACGCATGATGCTCCACGTGttgatttatctgatcttcaggaataccaaagggttgggTCCTGAGGATTTATGATTCAGATGACTCCTAACTGGTAGAAGCATCAAAGTCAGATCCAATACCAAATGTTTAattcagagtcttattttgctgTTTCAGAGAAGCACAATTATTCTTGATATatttgaatgttcagatttttcaaaataaaagagaatctgtcttcagcgaggggtttagtaaagatgtcagcccactaatggtctgtatcaataaattttaaagatattatccctttctgaacatagtctctaatgaagtgatgtttgatttctatgtgcttagcttCTGAATGTAATATAagattcttacttaaacaaatggcagcagtattatcacagaagataggaacATTACTCTTAAAGATCAAAAGGTCTTCaagttgatttttcatccagagcatctgagtggtGTAGAGTGATgctgatatatattctgcttctgcagtggacagggctatggttgattgtcttttgctagcccatgatataagattatttcccaagaactgacagttcccagatgtacaTTTACGTTCCATTCTGACCCCTGCATAATCTACATCACAATAACCAGAGAGCCTATACTCTAATTTTTTCTCACACATCAGACCAAGGTTAGGGGTTCCGTTCAGATACCTGAGGATtcttttaacagctgttaaatgagattccctagggtttgattggaatctggcacagatacacacactaaaaagaatatcAGGGCGTGTGGCCgtgatcgctcgactgtgtgagtcgagaatgggatacaaactgcaagtgcacagttctatcgcgtagttttaaaagatatcgatcccacagggacttatgaatcgatataccgttatctaaagtcactacgtaaatctaaggtgaaaatgtttgattgtttggggaaaaa containing:
- the LOC127082498 gene encoding extensin-like; this encodes MEDVTVDTGRPLNARNLKSMGIIEQVRVKPTLDTSWETLKDQRKIPNGLYIFSKIDPPEVVAYYLQDLANQGVEISEFSVDWLPEHPPNFMKRMRDPSEKSKKAKKAKLGETFGSRPPVPLADSPKILNETTSPSSSSPSSPPYYILSSDNEPSDPQSPTPTQLQAHALASQQPSQTEPKPEVTSPPPKQQNPPPYDQPQTPPPAQPNPPPEQPIPSPSEPRPNP